The following proteins are encoded in a genomic region of Rhodospirillales bacterium RIFCSPLOWO2_02_FULL_58_16:
- a CDS encoding heme A synthase codes for MVDSTHKRNRIIAFWLFAVCIMVYVMVVLGGVTRLTHSGLSMVEWKPVTGWLPPLNETQWQETFAKYQQFPEYKKINAGMSLDEFKSIFWLEFLHRLWGRCIGVAFFAPFVFFMLKGWVDRRLGWKLALMFMLGGLQGVLGWYMVKSGLSDRPDVSQYRLTAHLGAALVVYGYMLWVALGLLWPEPPPRVKPALGRFAGLLAALVFVTALSGGFVAGLDAGYSYNTFPLMDGALAPEGMFDLKPVYLNFFENVATVQFNHRLLAETVFILSVIFWLRARKTVSSPRAGLAVNLLALMALVQAALGISTLLMMMPTALASAHQAGAVALFTAALWVAHETRAG; via the coding sequence ATCGTGGACTCTACGCATAAGCGCAACAGGATAATCGCCTTCTGGCTTTTTGCCGTATGCATCATGGTTTATGTCATGGTGGTTCTCGGCGGGGTGACGCGGCTTACCCATTCCGGGCTGTCGATGGTCGAATGGAAGCCGGTGACCGGCTGGCTGCCGCCGTTGAACGAAACGCAATGGCAGGAAACATTTGCCAAATATCAGCAGTTCCCCGAATACAAAAAGATCAATGCCGGCATGAGCCTTGATGAGTTCAAGTCCATCTTTTGGCTTGAGTTTCTCCATCGTTTGTGGGGGCGGTGCATCGGCGTCGCTTTCTTCGCGCCCTTTGTCTTTTTTATGCTGAAGGGATGGGTGGATCGTCGGCTGGGGTGGAAGCTCGCCTTGATGTTCATGCTTGGGGGATTGCAGGGAGTCCTCGGCTGGTACATGGTCAAGAGCGGCTTGTCGGACCGGCCCGACGTCAGCCAGTATCGACTGACCGCCCACCTGGGAGCGGCGCTGGTGGTCTACGGGTACATGCTGTGGGTGGCGCTGGGGCTTCTGTGGCCCGAGCCGCCGCCGAGGGTTAAACCTGCCCTCGGCCGCTTTGCCGGGCTGCTGGCGGCGCTGGTCTTTGTCACCGCTCTTTCCGGCGGTTTTGTCGCCGGTCTGGACGCCGGTTATTCATACAACACGTTTCCGTTGATGGACGGCGCGCTGGCGCCCGAAGGCATGTTCGACTTAAAGCCGGTTTATCTGAATTTTTTTGAGAACGTCGCCACGGTGCAGTTCAATCACCGCCTTCTCGCCGAGACGGTTTTTATTCTGTCCGTGATTTTCTGGTTGCGCGCCCGCAAGACGGTTTCTTCGCCCCGCGCCGGGCTTGCCGTGAATTTATTGGCCCTTATGGCGTTGGTTCAAGCGGCGCTGGGGATATCGACATTGCTGATGATGATGCCGACGGCGCTGGCCTCGGCCCATCAGGCGGGCGCCGTCGCCCTGTTTACGGCGGCGCTGTGGGTCGCCCACGAGACGCGGGCGGGATAG